One segment of Pseudomonas sp. FP2196 DNA contains the following:
- a CDS encoding N-acetyltransferase has protein sequence MTVQALRANATHLDAVAKLFDAYRGFYEQPSNLEQSRAFIAERMAGNESAIFLAQDESSEGLGFVQLYPTFSSIDAHRTWLLSDLFTAPAARGRGVGRLLMNTARDFALETGAKGLVLETATDNFTAQGLYESLGYVRDTGYFTYLLDLRQG, from the coding sequence ATGACTGTTCAGGCACTGCGGGCGAACGCGACACATCTGGACGCGGTAGCAAAATTGTTCGACGCCTATCGCGGTTTCTATGAACAACCGTCGAACCTTGAGCAATCGCGAGCGTTCATTGCCGAGCGCATGGCCGGCAACGAATCAGCGATTTTTCTTGCTCAGGATGAGAGCAGCGAGGGGTTGGGTTTCGTCCAGTTGTACCCGACGTTTTCGTCCATCGACGCCCATCGCACTTGGCTGCTCAGCGATCTGTTCACAGCGCCGGCTGCGCGTGGCCGTGGTGTCGGCAGGCTTTTGATGAACACCGCGCGGGACTTCGCACTGGAGACCGGGGCGAAAGGCCTGGTACTGGAAACGGCGACCGACAACTTCACTGCGCAAGGTTTGTACGAGTCGCTGGGTTACGTGCGGGATACGGGTTATTTCACCTATCTGCTCGATTTGCGTCAGGGCTGA
- a CDS encoding cysteine hydrolase family protein, protein MTTALLIIDVQRALCSGEYQCHDIQRVIGTINDLSTRARKAGVAVVLIQHEEKGSPLAHGAEGWQLAEGLETSAKDLRVRKTTPDSFYQTDLRKLLPSEDFEKLVICGLQTDYCINATVRQAHQLGYDVVLVSDAHSTVDNGNMSAEDIIAEHNKDLAHLTGSVARIDVKPAADIVF, encoded by the coding sequence ATGACCACCGCATTACTGATCATCGACGTCCAGCGCGCACTTTGCTCGGGCGAATACCAGTGCCACGACATCCAGCGCGTGATCGGCACCATCAATGACCTCAGCACCCGCGCCCGAAAGGCCGGGGTTGCGGTGGTGCTGATTCAGCATGAGGAAAAGGGCAGTCCGCTGGCCCACGGCGCTGAAGGCTGGCAACTGGCCGAAGGGCTTGAGACGTCCGCCAAAGATCTGCGCGTACGCAAAACCACCCCGGATTCGTTCTACCAGACCGACCTGCGCAAACTGCTGCCGAGCGAAGACTTTGAAAAACTGGTGATCTGCGGCCTGCAAACCGACTACTGCATTAACGCCACTGTGCGCCAGGCCCATCAACTGGGCTACGACGTGGTGCTCGTCTCAGATGCACATTCCACCGTCGACAACGGCAACATGAGCGCCGAAGACATCATTGCCGAACACAACAAGGATCTGGCACACCTGACCGGTTCCGTGGCGCGGATCGATGTAAAACCCGCCGCCGATATCGTGTTCTGA
- the ggt gene encoding gamma-glutamyltransferase, whose translation MKYEPLAKSLIATSLALSCLMAHAASVAPVAAENGMVVTAQHLATHVGVDVLKSGGNAVDAAVAVGYALAVVYPAAGNLGGGGFMTIQLADGRKTFLDFREKAPLAATANMYLDKDGNVIPDLSTRGHLAVGVPGTVSGMELALSKYGTKQRKEMIAPAIKLAEDGFELQQGDVELLEYATDVFKKDMRDSGSIFLSNGEPMQVGQKLVQKDLGKTLRTISEKGADGFYKGWVADAIVTSSQANKGIITQADLDKYKTRELAPVECDYRGYHVVSAPPPSSGGVVICQIMNILEGYPMKDLGFHSAQGMHYQIEAMRHAYVDRNSYLGDPDFVKNPIEHLLDKNYATKLRNAIQPQKAGVSAELKPGVAPHEGSNTTHYSIVDKWGNAVSVTYTLNDWFGAGVMASKTGVILNDEMDDFTSKVGVPNMYGLVQGEANAIAPGKAPLSSMSPTIVTKDGKVVMVVGTPGGSRIITATLLTMLNVIDYGMGLQEAVDAPRFHQQWMPEETNLEDFAASPDTKKLLESWGHKFAGPQDANHIAAILVGAPSLGGKPVGKNRFYGANDPRRNTGLSLGY comes from the coding sequence ATGAAGTACGAACCTTTGGCCAAATCGCTGATAGCGACCTCACTGGCACTCAGCTGCCTTATGGCTCACGCCGCCTCGGTGGCACCGGTTGCCGCCGAAAATGGCATGGTGGTCACCGCGCAACATCTGGCCACGCATGTCGGTGTCGATGTGTTGAAAAGCGGTGGCAACGCCGTCGATGCGGCGGTTGCGGTGGGTTATGCGCTGGCGGTGGTCTATCCCGCGGCAGGCAACCTCGGTGGTGGCGGTTTCATGACCATTCAACTGGCGGATGGGCGCAAGACCTTCCTCGATTTCCGCGAAAAGGCCCCTCTGGCCGCGACCGCCAATATGTACCTCGACAAGGACGGCAACGTCATCCCGGATCTGAGTACCCGTGGCCATTTGGCGGTCGGCGTGCCGGGCACTGTATCCGGCATGGAGCTGGCGCTGAGCAAGTACGGCACCAAGCAGCGCAAAGAGATGATCGCCCCGGCGATCAAACTGGCTGAAGACGGTTTCGAGTTACAGCAAGGCGATGTCGAGTTGCTGGAGTACGCCACGGACGTGTTCAAAAAGGACATGCGCGATTCCGGTTCGATCTTCCTCAGCAACGGCGAGCCGATGCAGGTCGGGCAAAAACTGGTGCAGAAAGATCTCGGCAAAACCCTGCGCACCATTTCCGAAAAGGGCGCCGACGGCTTCTATAAAGGCTGGGTGGCCGATGCGATTGTCACGTCCAGTCAGGCCAACAAAGGCATCATCACCCAGGCCGATCTCGACAAATACAAGACCCGCGAACTGGCGCCGGTAGAGTGTGATTACCGTGGTTATCACGTGGTGTCGGCGCCGCCACCAAGCTCTGGCGGGGTGGTGATCTGCCAGATCATGAACATTCTTGAAGGCTATCCGATGAAGGATCTGGGCTTCCATTCGGCCCAGGGCATGCACTACCAGATCGAAGCGATGCGCCACGCCTATGTTGATCGCAACAGTTACCTCGGCGACCCGGACTTCGTGAAGAACCCGATCGAGCACCTGCTGGACAAGAACTACGCGACCAAACTGCGTAACGCCATCCAGCCGCAAAAGGCGGGTGTGTCGGCCGAACTGAAACCCGGCGTTGCGCCCCATGAAGGCAGCAACACAACCCATTATTCGATTGTCGACAAGTGGGGCAACGCGGTCTCGGTTACCTACACGCTCAACGACTGGTTCGGTGCGGGTGTTATGGCGAGCAAGACCGGGGTGATCCTCAACGACGAAATGGATGACTTCACTTCGAAAGTCGGCGTGCCCAACATGTATGGCTTGGTGCAGGGCGAAGCCAATGCCATCGCTCCGGGTAAGGCGCCGCTGTCGTCGATGAGTCCGACCATCGTCACCAAGGACGGCAAAGTGGTCATGGTCGTCGGCACGCCGGGTGGCAGCCGCATTATCACGGCCACCTTGCTGACCATGCTCAACGTCATCGACTACGGCATGGGCTTGCAGGAAGCGGTGGATGCGCCGCGTTTTCACCAGCAGTGGATGCCGGAAGAAACCAACCTCGAAGACTTCGCCGCCAGCCCGGATACGAAGAAGCTCCTCGAGAGCTGGGGCCACAAGTTTGCCGGCCCGCAGGACGCCAACCATATCGCCGCGATTCTGGTCGGTGCACCATCGCTCGGCGGGAAACCGGTAGGCAAAAACCGCTTCTACGGTGCCAACGATCCACGGCGCAACACAGGATTGTCATTGGGTTACTGA
- a CDS encoding methylated-DNA--[protein]-cysteine S-methyltransferase, with protein sequence MPYTFITLPSPVGELKLVANGSRLAAILWENDKPNRVRLGPMSEAVDSPILLKTARQLEEYFAGKRDCFDLELDFDGTDFQKKVWTALLTIPFGETRTYSQIAEQIGNPSAVRAVGAANGRNPISIVAPCHRVIGASGKLTGFAGGLEAKERLLTLEGGNWSTVGKTGDLF encoded by the coding sequence ATGCCCTACACGTTCATCACCCTGCCCTCGCCGGTCGGTGAGTTGAAGCTGGTCGCGAACGGTTCACGCCTGGCGGCCATCCTCTGGGAAAACGATAAACCCAACCGGGTGCGCCTTGGGCCGATGAGTGAGGCGGTGGACAGTCCGATCCTGTTGAAAACCGCGCGGCAACTTGAAGAATATTTCGCCGGGAAGCGTGACTGTTTTGATCTGGAACTGGATTTCGATGGCACCGACTTTCAGAAAAAGGTCTGGACGGCGCTGCTGACTATTCCATTCGGCGAGACGCGCACCTACAGCCAGATTGCCGAACAGATAGGCAATCCCAGCGCCGTGCGGGCAGTGGGCGCAGCGAACGGACGCAACCCGATCTCCATTGTCGCGCCGTGTCATCGGGTGATCGGCGCGTCGGGGAAGCTGACCGGATTTGCCGGGGGACTTGAGGCGAAAGAGCGCTTGCTGACCCTGGAGGGTGGCAACTGGTCCACGGTTGGCAAAACCGGGGATCTGTTTTAG
- a CDS encoding NUDIX domain-containing protein translates to MSNTAERVNIVDTQVLSHDWYLLKKITFDYHRNNGEWQRQTREVYDRGNGAAILLFNREQRTVVLTRQFRLPVFVNGHDGLLIEVAAGLLEGAAPEQRIRDEAEEETGYRVHDVKKVFEAYMSPGSVTEKLHFFIAEYDSASKVGEGGGLEEETEELEVLEWRFDDALAAFQRGEICDAKTIMLLQYAAMNNLFAQ, encoded by the coding sequence ATGTCCAACACAGCCGAGCGGGTCAACATCGTCGACACTCAGGTGTTGTCCCATGACTGGTATCTGCTGAAGAAAATTACCTTCGACTATCACCGCAACAACGGCGAGTGGCAGCGTCAGACCCGTGAGGTTTATGACCGTGGCAATGGCGCTGCGATTCTGTTGTTCAACCGCGAGCAACGCACGGTGGTGCTGACCCGGCAGTTTCGTTTGCCAGTGTTCGTCAATGGTCATGATGGTTTGCTGATCGAGGTGGCTGCCGGGTTGCTTGAAGGTGCTGCACCGGAGCAACGGATTCGCGATGAAGCCGAGGAGGAAACCGGTTACCGCGTGCACGATGTGAAGAAAGTATTCGAGGCCTACATGAGTCCCGGCTCGGTGACCGAGAAGCTGCACTTTTTCATTGCCGAATACGACTCGGCATCGAAGGTCGGCGAGGGCGGTGGACTGGAAGAAGAGACCGAAGAACTGGAAGTGTTGGAGTGGCGATTCGATGACGCGTTGGCAGCGTTTCAGCGCGGTGAGATCTGCGACGCCAAGACCATCATGCTGTTGCAGTATGCGGCGATGAATAACCTTTTTGCCCAATAA
- a CDS encoding RHS repeat-associated core domain-containing protein, with the protein MLPTDRLLAQNNSIGLLVVAALNPDEPDFEHLIREFRLCLNNYDAWAEQFWTGTALDVEQVFTVGNDVRLSVPIKSRQPLSSSVVMCSASGALTLVHMFEAARFVPIGNTPVTLEPVIADVGGVLTFGEPRHYTIGPSGNLQVTDCDRGQRYRITFFPDVSTDHVRALYASYEGVIAGLDGWLRAEWAGFQPQWTEFSSAGFLERYGQLQQADWRGFEKALNGVWDDIKQVFALLADLQANSEKLLEYLSEAELEALLNASSEAIANGLLILSDEPLLFIHLAAFTSWLKMLPPQYLAEVVAEVRAELLVSFLLMGLSGGVGVPLRLSSKVLAKIKSPRTREWLAASALRLAELTSAPELNKHAGALKPLMFHARDVELKPTPSIPLNIRQADSLVLTVPNPAPVVRDKSGGSSRMERHEPHDDSPDQAKNPNGDSADCVLRTCTNGCPVSMVTGEELLTLSDALLDGVLPFEFTRLYRSSAAEINVGLGFGWSHSLAHRLEFAGDEVVWVDHENRRTRFPLPSAERPAIHNSLSRAAIFLGDEPEELILALAVETARFYHFRAGRLTAIGDAYGNRLTVQRDRSDRVQRLDNGAGRSLLLRYDRAQLLGVDYQVIRDGAWSTEQALVSYRYDAYRNLIEATNAVGDSERYDYDDAHVILQRQLAGGASFFWEWERSGKAARCIRHWASFSQMNTRYVWADDGSVAVHYVDGTEETYVHDERARLVRKVEADGGEQLKAYDSSGRLIAEQDALGAVTEYRYDEVGRLVALIPPDEAPTFYEYRNGFLHKRSRGDAVWIYRRNDEGDVTEAVDPDGQVTHYYYDTRGQLLSIRNPDTSRHRLVWNSLGQLTEETLPDGGVRRFSYDALGRRTTTADEHGAVTRQHWDAIGRLIQTTFPTGSTRAYSYGAYGQVTAERDELGRITRYEYDDDLHLVSRRINPDGTRVQYRYDHARLLLTEIENESGEKYRLDYTPTGLIRQESDFDGRRTAYAYDLNGHLLEKTEFGDDGSQLVTAYKRDAAGHLLVKTLPDGTKVTYQYDRLGRLVGVDDGQQHPLAFEYDRQNRLITEHQGWGTLRYRYDACGQLKRMRLPDNSLLDYHHAKGGALTGIDLNGAPLTRHVYQSGREQQRQQGLLLSEYTYDDQGRLLAHAVGHQRDALYRRDYAYSANGNLAHIADSRHGQRTYGYDALDRLIRVRHSRDELPESFAHDPAGNLLMQDRPGPSQIKGNRLLMQGDRHYDYDAFGNLIRERRGRAQTLVTEYRYDSQHRLIGLTRPDGQTTSYQYDAFGRRISKTINGETTEFFWQGDHLVAESSESEYRSYVYEPGTFRPLALLDGKGPQKACPFYYQLDHLGTPQELTDYSGDIVWSAQYDAYGKVAALTLADDCLNQPLRFQGQYFDAESGLHYNRHRYYDPRLGRYLTPDPIELAGGLNQYQYVPNPTGWVDPSGLSSNCPPPNKPGCEVPGGADGAKVDEGEPEHPTPKSKQEYLYRGDLRDPSDIFVNGFKSKGDSMDLLLHSIDSDFPPSGFISTSPSRDVGIEFATGFFTRTGFLYTLRKVSGHDLKKELGSSYKFGREQEIAIPRIIKNEDILGATIITDEGKEFGYSIPNPHRRIDK; encoded by the coding sequence ATGCTTCCAACCGATCGGCTTCTGGCCCAGAACAACAGCATCGGCCTGCTCGTTGTTGCTGCTTTGAATCCCGACGAGCCGGACTTCGAACACCTGATCCGCGAATTCCGCCTGTGTCTGAACAACTACGACGCCTGGGCCGAGCAGTTCTGGACGGGGACGGCGCTGGATGTCGAGCAGGTCTTCACCGTCGGCAACGACGTGCGCCTCAGCGTGCCGATCAAGTCGCGCCAGCCGCTCAGTTCATCGGTGGTCATGTGCTCCGCCAGCGGGGCGTTGACGCTGGTGCATATGTTCGAGGCCGCGAGATTTGTGCCGATTGGCAACACCCCGGTAACCCTTGAACCGGTGATTGCCGATGTCGGCGGCGTGCTGACTTTCGGCGAACCACGGCACTACACCATCGGCCCCAGCGGCAATCTGCAGGTGACCGATTGCGATCGGGGCCAGCGTTATCGCATAACCTTCTTTCCCGATGTGTCCACCGACCATGTGCGTGCTCTGTATGCCTCTTATGAAGGTGTCATTGCAGGCCTGGACGGCTGGCTGCGCGCTGAGTGGGCAGGGTTTCAACCACAGTGGACGGAGTTTTCCAGCGCTGGATTTCTTGAGCGTTACGGTCAGTTGCAACAGGCCGACTGGCGCGGATTCGAGAAAGCCCTGAACGGCGTTTGGGATGACATCAAACAGGTATTCGCCCTGCTCGCCGACTTGCAGGCCAACAGCGAAAAACTTCTGGAATACCTCAGCGAGGCCGAGCTTGAGGCGTTGTTGAATGCCTCCAGCGAGGCCATCGCCAACGGCCTGTTGATCCTCAGTGACGAACCACTGCTGTTCATTCATCTGGCCGCGTTTACCAGTTGGCTGAAGATGCTGCCGCCGCAGTATCTGGCCGAAGTGGTGGCCGAGGTTCGGGCCGAACTGCTGGTCAGTTTTCTGCTGATGGGGTTGTCGGGTGGCGTCGGCGTGCCGCTGCGCTTGAGCAGCAAAGTGCTGGCGAAGATCAAGTCGCCGCGGACGCGGGAATGGCTGGCGGCGTCGGCGTTGCGACTCGCGGAATTAACGTCAGCGCCGGAACTGAACAAACATGCGGGCGCGTTGAAGCCGCTGATGTTTCACGCGCGTGACGTTGAGTTGAAACCGACACCGTCGATACCGCTGAACATTCGTCAGGCCGATTCGCTGGTGTTGACCGTGCCGAATCCGGCGCCAGTTGTGCGGGACAAGTCTGGCGGTTCGAGCCGAATGGAACGGCATGAGCCTCACGACGACTCGCCGGATCAGGCGAAAAACCCCAACGGCGACAGCGCTGATTGCGTGCTGCGCACCTGCACCAACGGCTGCCCGGTGTCGATGGTCACCGGTGAAGAACTGCTGACCCTGAGCGATGCGCTGCTCGATGGCGTGTTGCCGTTTGAGTTCACACGGTTGTATCGCAGCAGTGCCGCCGAGATCAATGTCGGGTTGGGCTTTGGCTGGAGCCATTCGCTGGCTCATCGGCTGGAGTTTGCCGGCGACGAGGTGGTCTGGGTCGATCACGAAAACCGGCGTACGCGGTTTCCGTTGCCGAGCGCTGAACGACCGGCGATTCACAACAGCCTGTCGCGGGCGGCGATTTTTCTCGGTGATGAACCGGAGGAGCTAATTCTCGCGCTGGCCGTGGAAACGGCGCGGTTCTATCACTTTCGCGCAGGACGGCTGACGGCGATCGGCGATGCCTATGGCAATCGTCTGACGGTGCAGCGCGATCGCTCTGACCGGGTGCAGCGACTGGACAACGGCGCCGGGCGTTCGCTGTTGTTGCGGTATGACCGGGCGCAGTTGCTGGGTGTGGATTACCAGGTGATTCGCGACGGTGCCTGGAGTACCGAGCAAGCGCTGGTCAGTTACCGCTACGACGCCTACCGGAACCTGATCGAAGCGACCAACGCCGTCGGTGACAGCGAGCGTTACGACTACGACGACGCCCATGTGATCCTGCAGCGGCAGTTGGCCGGCGGCGCGAGTTTCTTTTGGGAGTGGGAACGGTCGGGGAAAGCCGCTCGGTGTATCAGGCACTGGGCATCGTTCTCGCAGATGAACACGCGTTACGTTTGGGCGGACGACGGCAGTGTCGCGGTGCATTACGTCGATGGCACCGAAGAGACGTACGTTCACGACGAGCGTGCGCGGCTGGTGCGCAAGGTTGAAGCCGACGGTGGTGAGCAGCTCAAGGCCTATGACTCATCGGGTCGCTTGATCGCCGAGCAGGATGCCTTGGGCGCGGTCACCGAATACCGCTACGACGAGGTCGGACGGCTGGTGGCGCTGATTCCACCGGATGAGGCGCCCACGTTCTACGAGTATCGAAACGGTTTCCTGCATAAACGCTCTCGCGGTGACGCGGTGTGGATCTACCGGCGCAATGACGAGGGTGATGTCACCGAAGCGGTCGACCCCGATGGCCAGGTCACCCATTACTACTACGACACCCGGGGTCAGTTGCTGTCGATCCGTAATCCGGACACCAGCCGGCATCGACTGGTCTGGAACAGCCTCGGCCAGTTGACCGAGGAAACCCTGCCCGACGGTGGCGTGCGACGCTTTTCCTACGACGCGTTGGGACGGCGGACCACGACCGCCGACGAACACGGTGCAGTCACCCGTCAACATTGGGATGCCATCGGCCGACTGATCCAGACGACTTTTCCTACCGGCAGCACCCGCGCCTACAGCTACGGCGCTTACGGTCAGGTCACCGCCGAGCGCGATGAACTGGGGCGCATCACCCGTTACGAATACGACGACGATCTGCATCTGGTCTCCCGACGGATCAATCCTGACGGCACGCGGGTGCAATACCGCTACGACCATGCGCGACTGCTGCTGACGGAAATCGAAAACGAGTCCGGCGAAAAGTACCGACTCGACTACACGCCGACCGGGCTGATTCGTCAGGAAAGCGATTTTGACGGCCGGCGCACCGCGTATGCCTATGACCTCAACGGCCATCTGCTGGAAAAGACCGAGTTCGGCGATGACGGTTCGCAACTGGTCACTGCGTATAAGCGCGATGCCGCCGGGCATCTTCTGGTTAAAACCCTGCCCGACGGGACAAAGGTCACTTATCAATACGACCGCCTCGGCCGACTGGTGGGTGTTGATGACGGCCAGCAACACCCGCTGGCCTTCGAGTACGACCGCCAGAACCGCTTGATCACCGAGCATCAGGGCTGGGGCACCCTGCGTTACCGCTACGACGCCTGCGGCCAGCTCAAGCGCATGCGTCTGCCGGACAACAGCCTGCTCGACTACCACCACGCCAAGGGTGGCGCGCTGACCGGCATCGACCTCAACGGCGCGCCGCTGACTCGTCACGTCTACCAGTCCGGGCGCGAACAACAACGTCAGCAGGGCCTGCTGCTCAGCGAATATACCTACGACGATCAAGGACGATTACTCGCCCACGCCGTAGGCCATCAGCGCGATGCACTGTACCGCCGTGATTATGCCTACAGCGCCAATGGCAATCTCGCGCACATCGCTGACAGCCGCCACGGCCAGCGCACCTACGGCTACGACGCCCTTGATCGGCTGATCCGCGTACGTCACTCGCGCGACGAGCTGCCGGAATCCTTCGCCCACGACCCGGCCGGCAACCTGCTGATGCAGGACCGCCCCGGCCCGAGCCAGATCAAGGGCAACCGTCTGCTCATGCAGGGCGACCGCCACTACGACTACGACGCCTTCGGCAACCTGATCCGCGAACGTCGTGGCCGCGCACAGACACTGGTCACCGAATACCGTTACGACAGCCAGCACCGCCTGATCGGCCTGACCCGCCCCGACGGCCAGACCACATCCTACCAATACGACGCTTTCGGCCGACGCATCAGCAAAACCATCAACGGCGAGACCACCGAATTCTTCTGGCAAGGTGACCACCTCGTCGCCGAAAGCAGCGAAAGCGAATACCGCAGCTACGTCTACGAACCCGGCACCTTCCGCCCGCTGGCGCTGCTCGACGGCAAAGGCCCACAAAAAGCCTGCCCCTTCTACTACCAACTCGACCACCTCGGCACCCCGCAAGAACTCACCGACTACAGCGGCGACATCGTCTGGTCCGCGCAATACGACGCCTACGGCAAAGTCGCCGCACTGACCCTGGCCGACGACTGCCTGAACCAGCCGCTGCGCTTTCAGGGGCAATATTTCGATGCGGAAAGCGGGCTGCATTACAACCGGCATCGGTATTACGACCCGAGGTTGGGGCGGTATCTGACACCGGATCCGATCGAGTTGGCCGGTGGGTTGAACCAGTACCAGTACGTGCCGAATCCGACGGGGTGGGTGGATCCGTCGGGGTTGAGTTCCAATTGCCCGCCGCCGAATAAGCCTGGGTGTGAGGTGCCGGGTGGAGCAGACGGGGCTAAGGTAGATGAAGGAGAGCCCGAGCACCCTACGCCGAAAAGCAAACAAGAGTATCTGTACCGTGGAGACTTGAGAGACCCCTCGGATATCTTCGTGAATGGTTTCAAAAGCAAGGGAGATAGCATGGATCTGCTGCTTCATTCAATTGACAGCGATTTCCCACCAAGCGGCTTCATCAGTACTTCCCCCTCCAGAGATGTGGGAATAGAGTTCGCTACAGGTTTTTTCACAAGAACCGGCTTCCTTTACACCCTCAGAAAAGTCTCAGGACACGACCTAAAAAAAGAACTCGGTTCCAGTTACAAGTTTGGTAGAGAGCAAGAGATTGCTATCCCCCGAATAATAAAAAATGAAGACATCCTGGGCGCCACCATCATCACTGACGAAGGCAAAGAGTTCGGCTACTCAATCCCTAACCCCCACAGGAGAATAGACAAATGA
- a CDS encoding chitinase, translating into MSNIDFSLMQNTASDAASLMPSIAHKKILMGFWHNWPAGPSDGYRQGRFDNIALEEVPKEYNVVAVAFMKGSGIPTFKPFNMTDAEFRRQVGVLNSQGRAVLISLGGADAHIELHSGQEQPLANEIIRLVETYGFDGLDIDLEQSAIDFAANKTVLPAALKLVKDHYAGQGKHFIISMAPEFPYLTSSGKYVGYLQALEGYYDFIAPQFYNQGGDGVWVQEANNGAGAWIAQNNDVLKEDFLYYLTESLVTGTRGFTQIAADKFVIGLPANVDAAATGYVIDETVVGNVLKRLAIKGHPIKGLMTWSVNWDNGVSKDRVPYNWEFSRRYGPLIHGVPAAEQAVGDMQSLIAR; encoded by the coding sequence ATGTCAAATATCGACTTCTCTTTAATGCAAAACACTGCGAGCGATGCGGCTTCATTGATGCCGAGCATTGCTCACAAAAAGATCCTCATGGGCTTCTGGCACAACTGGCCGGCGGGGCCGAGTGACGGATATCGCCAAGGCCGCTTTGACAACATCGCGCTGGAGGAGGTACCCAAGGAGTACAACGTGGTCGCGGTGGCCTTCATGAAGGGCAGCGGGATTCCGACCTTTAAGCCGTTCAATATGACCGATGCCGAGTTCCGCCGTCAGGTCGGCGTGCTCAACAGTCAGGGGCGGGCGGTGCTGATTTCCCTGGGTGGCGCGGATGCGCACATCGAGTTGCACAGCGGCCAGGAACAACCACTGGCCAATGAAATCATCCGTCTGGTGGAAACCTACGGCTTCGACGGCCTGGACATCGATCTTGAACAGAGCGCGATTGATTTCGCTGCCAACAAGACCGTCCTGCCGGCTGCGCTGAAACTGGTCAAGGATCACTACGCGGGCCAGGGCAAGCACTTCATCATCAGCATGGCCCCGGAGTTTCCGTACCTCACCAGCAGCGGCAAGTACGTCGGTTACTTGCAGGCACTGGAAGGCTACTACGACTTCATCGCCCCGCAGTTCTACAACCAGGGTGGCGACGGGGTGTGGGTGCAGGAGGCCAACAATGGCGCCGGCGCGTGGATTGCGCAGAACAACGATGTGCTGAAAGAGGATTTCCTCTACTACCTGACGGAAAGTCTGGTGACCGGCACGCGTGGTTTCACCCAGATTGCCGCAGACAAATTCGTCATCGGTTTGCCGGCCAACGTCGACGCAGCCGCCACCGGTTATGTGATCGACGAGACTGTGGTGGGGAATGTGCTTAAACGGCTGGCAATCAAGGGGCATCCGATCAAGGGCCTGATGACGTGGTCGGTGAACTGGGACAATGGCGTCAGCAAGGATCGTGTGCCGTACAACTGGGAGTTCAGTCGGCGTTATGGGCCGCTGATTCACGGGGTTCCTGCCGCTGAGCAGGCTGTTGGTGACATGCAATCGCTCATCGCTCGGTAG
- a CDS encoding lytic polysaccharide monooxygenase auxiliary activity family 9 protein — MNQPQAQTQLRHGRVTSPASRGAVAIEQGLLGAWQVNEMEGGKNFPALTAGPFPAPYQTDSDSVTPPADGYILSGGKTDPRDCVNFTNEEMSQKLGRAFTWPLLNVTPGQTLEVKWEYTAPHTTRGYRWLITKDGWDPKQRITRAQLEAQPFFEDFYTQVPYYSHSAELKAKVNHSVKLPANKQGHHVIVLMWIVANTGNAFYQAFDVDFK; from the coding sequence ATGAATCAACCACAAGCACAAACCCAACTGCGACACGGTCGTGTCACCTCCCCGGCGAGCCGCGGTGCGGTCGCTATCGAGCAAGGATTGCTCGGTGCCTGGCAGGTCAATGAGATGGAAGGCGGCAAGAATTTCCCGGCCCTGACCGCAGGGCCTTTTCCGGCCCCGTATCAAACCGACAGTGACAGCGTCACACCACCTGCCGACGGCTACATTCTCAGTGGCGGCAAAACCGATCCGCGTGATTGCGTGAACTTCACCAATGAGGAGATGAGCCAAAAGCTCGGTCGTGCGTTTACCTGGCCGCTGCTCAATGTCACCCCAGGTCAGACCCTCGAAGTGAAATGGGAATACACCGCGCCGCACACCACTCGTGGCTATCGCTGGCTGATCACCAAGGATGGCTGGGACCCGAAACAACGCATCACCCGTGCGCAACTGGAAGCGCAGCCGTTCTTCGAGGACTTCTACACTCAGGTGCCTTACTACAGCCATTCAGCGGAGCTGAAGGCCAAGGTCAATCACTCGGTGAAGCTTCCGGCGAACAAGCAAGGTCATCACGTTATCGTCTTGATGTGGATCGTCGCCAACACCGGCAACGCGTTCTATCAGGCCTTCGATGTCGACTTCAAATAA